From a single Cyclobacterium marinum DSM 745 genomic region:
- a CDS encoding succinate dehydrogenase/fumarate reductase iron-sulfur subunit, producing the protein MDFKLKIWRQEQTSDKGKMVSYAVKDISPDMSFLEMLDQLNENLTLSGQSPVSFDSDCREGICGQCGLFINGRAHGPNAHTSTCQLHMRSFQDGETIYIEPFRAGAFPIKKDLKIDRSALDQIILSGGFISVNTGQAPEANQTLISSDTVEAAFDAAACIGCGACVASCKNSSASLFTAAKISHLAQLPQGKIEHKSRTNQMVQKMDELGFGSCSNTGACEVECPQGISISHIAFMNKSYFK; encoded by the coding sequence ATGGATTTCAAACTTAAAATTTGGAGACAAGAGCAAACATCAGACAAAGGAAAAATGGTAAGCTATGCGGTAAAGGATATTTCACCGGACATGTCATTCTTGGAAATGCTTGATCAGCTGAACGAAAATTTGACCCTTAGTGGGCAAAGTCCTGTTTCATTTGATTCGGATTGCAGGGAAGGTATCTGCGGGCAATGCGGCCTGTTTATTAACGGAAGAGCACATGGGCCCAATGCACACACTAGCACATGTCAACTCCATATGAGGTCGTTTCAAGATGGGGAAACCATCTATATTGAGCCATTTAGAGCTGGAGCATTTCCTATAAAAAAAGATTTGAAAATAGACCGAAGTGCCTTAGACCAAATCATTCTATCGGGTGGGTTTATTAGCGTCAACACAGGACAAGCTCCAGAGGCAAACCAAACGCTAATCAGTAGCGACACTGTGGAGGCTGCTTTTGATGCTGCTGCTTGTATCGGCTGCGGGGCATGTGTTGCCTCATGCAAAAACAGCAGCGCATCTCTATTTACCGCGGCAAAAATTAGCCATTTGGCTCAATTACCTCAAGGTAAAATTGAACATAAGAGTAGAACCAATCAAATGGTGCAAAAAATGGATGAATTAGGTTTTGGATCTTGTTCCAATACCGGTGCATGCGAGGTAGAGTGTCCACAAGGAATTTCCATCAGTCACATTGCTTTTATGAACAAATCCTACTTTAAATGA
- a CDS encoding GreA/GreB family elongation factor, with amino-acid sequence MSRGFVKEDDQEEIPLVPPRADLPAGVTNYVTQVGMEELLAEKDRLIIEREQLDVNDDKERRIAFNHINAKLKLLNTRINNAITVDLTKQPPHVVRFGAIVTLKIDQAITTNQYQIVGVDEADVSKGKISFISPIAKILMDKKIGDKAILKLPKTERVFEIMGIDY; translated from the coding sequence ATGAGTAGAGGATTTGTTAAAGAAGATGATCAAGAAGAAATTCCACTGGTTCCCCCTAGAGCTGACTTACCTGCAGGAGTTACAAATTATGTAACGCAAGTGGGTATGGAAGAACTCTTGGCGGAGAAGGATAGGCTAATAATCGAAAGAGAGCAATTGGATGTCAATGATGATAAAGAGCGGAGAATTGCATTTAATCATATTAATGCGAAATTGAAATTGTTAAATACGAGAATAAATAATGCCATAACGGTAGATTTAACAAAGCAGCCACCTCATGTTGTGCGGTTTGGAGCAATAGTGACGCTTAAAATTGACCAAGCTATTACAACCAATCAATACCAAATTGTAGGTGTAGATGAAGCTGATGTTTCAAAAGGGAAAATCTCCTTTATTTCCCCAATAGCAAAAATATTAATGGATAAAAAAATTGGAGATAAAGCAATTTTAAAATTGCCTAAAACAGAAAGGGTGTTTGAAATTATGGGTATAGACTATTGA
- a CDS encoding sterol desaturase family protein, whose translation MDRYLKIIGDAYYGYFNYLVNEIMYPSWGNYFWWLVGLSLFVWLLELIFPWRKGQPALRKDFWLDGFYMFFNFFLFSLIAFNAISNVAVEAFNDFLGLFGVKNVVAIEISSWPAWTQFLTLFIVADFIQWNVHRLLHRVPAFWEFHKVHHSVEQMGFAAHLRFHWMETILYKTAQYIPLAMIGFGLTDFFIVHIFATAIGHLNHANLRITYGPFKYLLNNPIMHIWHHAKELPKGSHGVNYGLTLSVWDYLFGTAYIPHEGRDIPLGFDGVEKFPKTFWQQVSYPFKKNKLEG comes from the coding sequence ATGGATAGATATTTAAAAATTATAGGAGATGCCTATTATGGGTACTTCAATTACTTAGTGAATGAAATCATGTACCCGTCTTGGGGAAATTATTTCTGGTGGTTGGTGGGACTTTCTTTATTCGTTTGGTTATTGGAGTTGATTTTTCCTTGGAGAAAAGGTCAGCCTGCCCTCAGGAAGGATTTTTGGCTAGATGGATTTTATATGTTTTTTAATTTTTTCTTATTCTCATTGATTGCTTTCAACGCTATCTCTAATGTGGCAGTGGAGGCATTCAATGATTTCTTAGGTCTTTTTGGTGTAAAAAATGTTGTGGCCATAGAAATTAGCTCCTGGCCTGCTTGGACCCAATTTCTAACCCTCTTCATCGTAGCTGATTTTATACAATGGAATGTGCACAGGCTTTTACATCGAGTGCCAGCCTTTTGGGAGTTTCATAAGGTTCACCACTCGGTGGAGCAAATGGGCTTTGCTGCTCACTTGAGATTTCATTGGATGGAAACAATCCTATACAAAACAGCGCAATACATTCCTCTTGCCATGATAGGTTTCGGGCTGACGGATTTTTTTATAGTTCATATATTTGCTACTGCAATTGGTCACCTAAATCATGCCAATTTAAGAATAACTTATGGGCCATTTAAGTATTTGCTAAACAATCCAATCATGCATATTTGGCACCATGCCAAGGAACTTCCGAAAGGTAGCCATGGTGTTAACTATGGGCTTACATTAAGTGTTTGGGATTATTTATTTGGTACCGCCTACATCCCTCACGAAGGAAGAGATATTCCCCTGGGATTTGATGGTGTAGAGAAATTTCCAAAAACTTTTTGGCAGCAAGTAAGCTATCCTTTTAAGAAAAATAAATTGGAGGGGTAA
- a CDS encoding fumarate reductase/succinate dehydrogenase flavoprotein subunit, with protein MYFSTDEKQIPKSKVPPGELKDKWSNFKNQAKLISPNNRKNYNVIIVGTGLSGASAAASLAELGYNVSVFCFQDSPRRAHSVAAQGGVNAMKNYKNDGDSIYRMFYDTLKGGDFRAREANVYRLAECSANLIDQAVAQGVPFAREYSGYLSNRSFGGVQVSRTFYARGQTGQQLLLGAYQALMRQVKAKKITSYTRHEMLDLVLINGVAKGIIARNLDTGEITRHTANAVVLATGGFGKIYYLSTLAMGCNGSAIWRAHKKGAWVASPSWTQIHPTCLPQSGAYQSKLTLMSESLRNDGRIWVPLSKNENRKAGDIPEEDRDYYLERRYPSFGNLAPRDIASRAAKERVDAGHGVGTLKNAVYLDFKDAIAKQGKETIAKKYGNLFDMYQKITGINAYNEPMKISPAAHFSMGGLWVDYELSTNIPGLFAIGEANFADHGANRLGANSLLQACVDGYYILPQTLPHYLAQSGKPDHINSEDPAFVESEFAVKKQLEEFGKINGHKTVDFYHRELGKILYDKCGLSRSEKGLTTAIEAIKNLRNSFYSELKIPKITDGINEELEKAGRVADYLEIAELMCIDALSREESCGAHFRTEHQTSDGEAIRDDKAFNFISCWQQSDHGPVLIKETLDFEFTKPTERSYK; from the coding sequence ATGTATTTTAGTACTGACGAAAAGCAAATACCTAAATCAAAAGTTCCACCAGGTGAACTAAAAGACAAATGGTCAAATTTCAAAAACCAGGCAAAGCTCATCAGTCCTAATAACCGAAAGAACTACAATGTGATCATTGTCGGTACCGGTCTTTCAGGAGCCTCTGCTGCGGCCTCTTTAGCGGAGCTAGGTTACAATGTTTCTGTATTTTGTTTTCAGGACTCTCCCCGAAGAGCTCATTCAGTAGCTGCTCAAGGAGGTGTAAATGCCATGAAAAATTACAAAAATGATGGGGACAGCATTTACAGGATGTTTTATGACACCTTGAAAGGTGGTGATTTTAGGGCTCGTGAAGCCAATGTTTACAGGCTCGCAGAATGTTCAGCCAATCTCATTGACCAAGCTGTTGCTCAAGGAGTACCTTTTGCCCGTGAATACAGTGGTTATTTGAGCAACCGCTCCTTTGGTGGGGTTCAGGTGAGCCGGACTTTTTATGCCAGAGGACAAACAGGTCAACAATTACTTTTGGGGGCTTATCAGGCTTTGATGCGTCAAGTAAAAGCTAAGAAAATAACAAGTTATACCAGACATGAGATGCTTGATCTCGTATTGATTAATGGTGTGGCCAAAGGCATTATTGCAAGGAATCTCGATACCGGTGAAATCACTAGACATACAGCCAATGCTGTAGTGTTGGCTACCGGTGGTTTTGGAAAGATCTATTATTTATCAACCTTGGCGATGGGTTGCAATGGATCAGCCATTTGGCGTGCCCATAAAAAGGGAGCTTGGGTCGCCAGTCCAAGCTGGACTCAAATTCACCCTACTTGCTTGCCCCAGTCAGGCGCCTACCAATCCAAACTCACCCTAATGTCAGAATCTTTACGAAATGACGGTAGAATTTGGGTTCCATTGAGCAAAAATGAAAACAGAAAAGCCGGAGACATTCCTGAGGAAGACCGGGATTATTACCTTGAGCGACGGTATCCTTCTTTTGGTAATTTAGCACCTAGGGACATTGCTTCCAGGGCTGCCAAAGAAAGGGTGGATGCCGGCCATGGCGTGGGCACTTTAAAAAATGCGGTATACCTTGATTTTAAAGATGCCATCGCAAAGCAAGGAAAAGAAACCATTGCAAAAAAATACGGGAATTTATTTGACATGTACCAAAAAATTACCGGTATCAATGCCTACAATGAACCGATGAAAATTTCCCCTGCTGCACATTTCTCCATGGGTGGCCTTTGGGTAGATTATGAGCTAAGCACCAATATACCGGGGCTATTTGCAATTGGTGAAGCTAATTTTGCTGACCACGGAGCCAATAGACTTGGTGCCAACTCTCTTTTGCAGGCATGTGTAGATGGTTATTATATTTTACCTCAAACCCTACCCCATTATCTTGCTCAATCAGGAAAACCTGACCACATCAATAGTGAAGATCCGGCTTTTGTTGAAAGTGAGTTTGCGGTTAAAAAGCAACTAGAGGAATTTGGCAAAATAAATGGGCACAAAACAGTGGACTTTTATCACAGAGAACTAGGGAAAATTCTCTATGACAAATGTGGACTTAGTCGGTCAGAAAAAGGGTTGACCACAGCTATAGAAGCCATTAAGAATTTAAGAAATTCTTTTTATTCAGAGCTGAAAATTCCAAAAATTACTGATGGAATTAACGAAGAGCTAGAGAAGGCAGGACGGGTTGCAGATTACCTTGAAATAGCTGAATTGATGTGTATTGACGCTTTAAGTAGAGAAGAATCATGCGGAGCCCATTTTAGAACAGAACATCAGACCAGTGATGGTGAAGCCATTCGGGATGATAAGGCTTTCAATTTTATTTCTTGTTGGCAACAATCAGACCATGGCCCTGTATTGATCAAAGAAACCCTTGATTTTGAATTTACCAAACCTACAGAAAGGAGTTATAAATAA
- a CDS encoding DUF3500 domain-containing protein, with translation MKSIYYTLLILLSFTLNSQAQDLSSAANRFIESLDPELKKQACFPFDHTERFNWHFVPRERKGPTFHDFNTTQSKHALDLMRASLGSVGQEKAESIIELENVLREVENRPENDTYRDPLNYHFSIFGKPSSDKPWGWRLEGHHLSLNFSSTEGTITSATPSFMGSNPGIVLAGPQMNRQVLADETNIGFELLHSLNDLQKKQVIFSDKAPADIITSNARKAKILDQPGIKGDQLQPNQLALLKKLVAVYLSRYTAAYQSKLLNRIEISGWGNMSFAWAGSQTNEIGNPHYYSVQGAGLLIEYDNVQNNANHVHAVVRDLENDFGGDLLLSHYLQDHLDNNMGQVTE, from the coding sequence ATGAAATCCATCTATTACACCCTTTTAATATTGTTGTCCTTTACGCTCAATAGTCAAGCCCAAGACCTGTCTTCGGCAGCAAATCGGTTTATTGAAAGCCTTGATCCTGAATTAAAAAAGCAAGCCTGTTTTCCTTTTGATCACACCGAACGCTTCAATTGGCACTTTGTTCCCAGAGAAAGAAAGGGGCCAACTTTTCATGACTTCAATACCACGCAATCCAAACATGCACTAGATTTGATGCGCGCCTCCTTGGGTTCCGTTGGACAAGAAAAAGCTGAATCCATCATCGAACTTGAAAATGTATTGCGAGAAGTAGAAAACAGACCTGAAAATGATACCTATAGAGATCCTTTGAACTATCATTTCAGCATTTTTGGTAAGCCTTCTTCAGATAAGCCTTGGGGCTGGAGGTTAGAGGGACATCATTTGTCTCTGAATTTCTCCTCTACCGAAGGAACGATTACCTCTGCCACACCTTCCTTTATGGGATCAAATCCGGGCATTGTTTTGGCCGGACCACAAATGAACAGACAAGTATTGGCAGATGAAACCAATATAGGTTTTGAATTATTGCATTCTTTAAACGACTTGCAAAAGAAACAAGTCATCTTTTCAGACAAAGCGCCTGCTGATATAATCACCTCAAATGCTCGAAAAGCAAAGATTTTAGATCAGCCCGGGATCAAAGGGGATCAATTGCAGCCCAATCAATTGGCCTTACTTAAGAAACTGGTGGCTGTATACCTTTCTCGATACACAGCAGCGTATCAATCAAAATTACTTAATAGAATTGAAATATCAGGTTGGGGGAACATGTCTTTTGCTTGGGCAGGATCTCAAACAAATGAAATTGGAAACCCCCATTATTATAGTGTGCAAGGGGCAGGATTATTGATTGAATACGACAATGTTCAAAACAATGCAAACCATGTACATGCGGTTGTCCGAGATCTTGAAAATGACTTCGGTGGAGATCTACTTTTAAGTCATTATCTTCAAGACCATCTTGACAATAATATGGGCCAGGTTACTGAGTAA